In Promicromonospora sp. Populi, one genomic interval encodes:
- the rpsE gene encoding 30S ribosomal protein S5 produces MAAGQRSGAPQGAATENKDRNDRRGGGRGGDRRGAREEKSAFIEKVVSINRVSKVVKGGRRFSFTALVVVGDGDGTVGVGYGKAKEVPAAIAKGVEEAKKSFFRVPRIQGTIPHPIQGEAAAGVVFLRPASPGTGVIAGGPVRAVLECAGIHDVLSKSLGSSNAINIVHATVAALQGLEEPAAVAARRGLPLEHVAPAALLRAQAVGRAESTAKAGA; encoded by the coding sequence ATGGCTGCAGGGCAGCGCAGCGGCGCCCCCCAGGGTGCCGCCACCGAGAACAAGGACCGTAACGACCGCCGTGGTGGCGGGCGTGGCGGCGACCGTCGCGGGGCGCGCGAGGAAAAGAGCGCCTTCATCGAGAAGGTCGTCTCCATCAACCGCGTCTCCAAGGTCGTCAAGGGCGGCCGCCGCTTCAGCTTCACCGCGCTCGTCGTGGTGGGCGATGGTGACGGCACCGTCGGCGTCGGCTACGGCAAGGCCAAGGAGGTGCCCGCGGCGATCGCCAAGGGCGTCGAGGAGGCGAAGAAGAGCTTCTTCCGCGTCCCTCGTATCCAGGGCACCATTCCGCACCCCATCCAGGGTGAGGCTGCTGCCGGCGTCGTGTTCCTGCGCCCGGCGTCGCCGGGTACCGGTGTTATCGCCGGTGGTCCGGTGCGCGCCGTGCTGGAGTGCGCCGGCATCCACGACGTGCTGAGCAAGTCGCTCGGTTCGTCGAACGCGATCAACATCGTGCACGCCACGGTCGCGGCCCTGCAGGGCCTCGAGGAGCCGGCTGCTGTTGCCGCTCGTCGTGGTCTCCCGCTCGAGCACGTGGCTCCGGCCGCGCTGCTCCGCGCGCAGGCCGTCGGCCGTGCCGAGTCGACTGCGAAGGCGGGTGCGTGA
- the rpsQ gene encoding 30S ribosomal protein S17 encodes MTDNTTAAEAPEAQRATRKVRRGYVVSDKMDKTIVIEVEDRVKHPLYAKVIRRTTKVKAHDEQNSAGIGDLVVIMETRPLSATKRFRLVEILEKAK; translated from the coding sequence ATGACCGACAACACGACTGCTGCTGAGGCCCCCGAGGCCCAGCGCGCGACGCGTAAGGTGCGCCGTGGCTACGTGGTGAGCGACAAGATGGACAAGACCATCGTGATCGAGGTCGAGGACCGGGTAAAGCACCCGCTCTACGCCAAGGTCATTCGTCGCACCACGAAGGTCAAGGCACACGACGAGCAGAACAGCGCCGGCATCGGCGACCTGGTCGTCATCATGGAGACCCGCCCGCTGTCCGCTACCAAGCGGTTCCGGCTCGTGGAAATCCTCGAGAAGGCCAAGTAA
- the rpmJ gene encoding 50S ribosomal protein L36: protein MKVKPSVKKICDKCKVIRRHGRVMVICDNLRHKQRQG, encoded by the coding sequence ATGAAGGTCAAGCCGAGCGTCAAGAAGATCTGCGACAAGTGCAAGGTGATTCGCCGGCACGGTCGCGTCATGGTGATCTGCGACAACCTGCGCCACAAGCAGCGCCAGGGCTGA
- the rplO gene encoding 50S ribosomal protein L15 — translation MAENKPLKMHHLRPAPGAKTAKTRVGRGEGSKGKTAGRGTKGTKARYQVPAGFEGGQVPLHMRLPKLRGFKNPFRVEFQVVNLDKLSTLFPEGGSVTVEDLVAKGAVRKGQPVKVLGNGEITVKLEIAVDRVSTSAKEKILAAGGTVSEA, via the coding sequence ATGGCGGAGAACAAGCCGCTGAAGATGCACCACCTCCGTCCGGCCCCCGGCGCCAAGACCGCGAAGACCCGTGTGGGTCGCGGTGAAGGCTCGAAGGGTAAGACGGCAGGTCGTGGTACCAAGGGTACGAAGGCTCGTTACCAGGTGCCCGCAGGCTTCGAGGGTGGGCAGGTGCCTCTGCACATGCGCCTCCCGAAGCTGCGTGGGTTCAAGAACCCGTTCCGGGTGGAGTTCCAGGTCGTGAACCTGGACAAGCTCTCCACGCTGTTCCCCGAGGGTGGCTCCGTCACCGTCGAGGACCTCGTCGCCAAGGGGGCGGTCCGCAAGGGCCAGCCCGTGAAGGTGCTCGGCAACGGCGAGATCACCGTCAAGCTCGAGATCGCGGTCGACCGCGTCTCGACGTCCGCCAAGGAGAAGATCCTGGCGGCCGGCGGTACGGTCTCGGAGGCCTGA
- the rpsH gene encoding 30S ribosomal protein S8, translated as MTMTDPIADMLTRLRNANSAHHDTVTMPSSKLKTHIAEILQAEGYISGWNVEDAQVGKALTIELKYGQNRERALAGVRRISKPGLRVYRKSTELPKVLGGLGVAILSTSSGLLTDRQAQAKGVGGEVLAYVW; from the coding sequence ATGACTATGACCGACCCGATCGCAGACATGCTGACCCGTCTGCGTAACGCGAACTCGGCGCACCACGACACGGTCACCATGCCGTCGTCGAAGCTGAAGACGCACATTGCTGAGATCCTGCAGGCCGAGGGCTACATCTCCGGCTGGAACGTTGAGGACGCCCAGGTGGGCAAGGCCCTGACGATCGAGCTGAAGTACGGCCAGAACCGCGAGCGTGCCCTGGCGGGCGTGCGTCGCATCTCGAAGCCCGGTCTGCGGGTGTACCGCAAGTCCACCGAACTGCCCAAGGTGCTCGGCGGCCTGGGCGTGGCGATCCTGTCCACGTCCTCCGGCCTGCTGACCGACCGACAGGCACAGGCCAAGGGCGTCGGCGGCGAAGTCCTCGCCTACGTCTGGTAA
- a CDS encoding adenylate kinase, with protein sequence MGPQGVGKGTQAARLAEVFGIVAISTGDIFRANIKDNTELGTTAKAYIEKGDLVPDEVTNAMVHDRLGDEDVKAGFLLDGYPRNAAQVAELDTALASFGWELDGVIELTAERDVLIERLTKRAHDEGREDDTPEGIARRLDIYYTETAPLTEAYAARGLLAKVDGVGEISEVTDRIVATLAAQLG encoded by the coding sequence ATGGGTCCGCAGGGCGTAGGCAAGGGCACGCAGGCTGCGCGCCTCGCCGAGGTCTTCGGGATCGTGGCAATCTCTACCGGTGACATCTTCCGGGCCAACATCAAGGACAACACGGAGCTCGGTACCACCGCCAAGGCATACATCGAGAAGGGTGACCTCGTCCCGGACGAGGTCACCAACGCCATGGTCCACGACCGCCTCGGTGACGAGGACGTCAAGGCCGGTTTCCTGCTCGACGGCTACCCGCGCAACGCGGCCCAGGTCGCCGAGCTGGACACCGCGCTCGCCAGCTTCGGCTGGGAGCTCGACGGCGTGATCGAGCTGACGGCGGAGCGGGACGTACTGATCGAGCGCCTCACCAAGCGGGCGCACGACGAGGGCCGGGAGGACGACACCCCCGAGGGGATCGCCCGCCGCCTCGACATCTACTACACCGAGACGGCCCCCCTGACCGAGGCCTACGCGGCGCGGGGGCTGCTGGCCAAGGTGGACGGCGTCGGCGAGATCTCCGAGGTCACCGACCGCATCGTCGCCACCCTCGCGGCCCAGCTGGGCTGA
- the rplR gene encoding 50S ribosomal protein L18: MAIKILGKGKAVARQRRHLRLRKKITGTAVRPRLVVTRSSRHMVAQVVDDKLGRTVASASTLEADLRAFDGDKTAKARKIGELVAERAKAVGVDTVVFDRGGNKYHGRVAAVADGAREGGLAL; encoded by the coding sequence ATGGCTATCAAGATCCTGGGCAAGGGCAAGGCCGTCGCACGTCAGCGCCGTCACCTGCGCCTGCGCAAGAAGATCACCGGCACCGCCGTTCGTCCGCGTCTGGTTGTCACCCGCTCCTCGCGCCACATGGTGGCGCAGGTCGTGGACGACAAGCTGGGCCGGACCGTCGCCTCGGCGTCGACCCTCGAGGCCGACCTGCGTGCGTTCGACGGCGACAAGACCGCCAAGGCCCGCAAGATCGGCGAGCTCGTGGCCGAGCGTGCCAAGGCTGTCGGCGTCGACACCGTCGTGTTCGACCGCGGCGGCAACAAGTACCACGGTCGCGTCGCTGCTGTGGCTGACGGCGCCCGCGAGGGCGGTCTGGCCCTGTGA
- the rpsS gene encoding 30S ribosomal protein S19 has product MPRSLKKGPFVDGHLQKKVDVQNEKGTKTVIKTWSRRSVVTPDFLGHTFAVHDGRKHVPVFVTEAMVGHKLGEFAPTRTFRGHVKDDRKGRRR; this is encoded by the coding sequence ATGCCTCGTAGCCTGAAGAAGGGCCCCTTCGTAGATGGACACCTTCAGAAGAAGGTGGACGTCCAGAACGAGAAGGGGACCAAGACAGTCATCAAGACCTGGTCCCGTCGGTCGGTTGTTACGCCCGACTTTCTCGGTCACACCTTTGCCGTGCACGACGGTCGCAAGCACGTCCCGGTCTTCGTGACCGAGGCGATGGTTGGCCACAAGCTCGGCGAGTTCGCTCCCACGCGGACCTTCCGCGGCCACGTGAAGGACGACAGGAAGGGTCGTCGCCGCTGA
- the rplN gene encoding 50S ribosomal protein L14 yields MIQQESRLRVADNTGAKEILCIRVLGGSGRRYAGIGDTIVATVKDAIPGGNVKKGDVIKAVVVRTAKERRRPDGSYIKFDENAAVILKADGEPRGTRIFGPVGRELRDKRFMKIISLAPEVL; encoded by the coding sequence ATGATCCAGCAGGAGTCGCGACTTCGGGTCGCCGACAACACGGGTGCCAAGGAGATTCTCTGCATCCGCGTTCTCGGTGGCTCCGGCCGTCGCTACGCCGGAATTGGCGACACCATTGTCGCCACCGTCAAGGATGCGATCCCGGGCGGCAACGTGAAGAAGGGCGACGTCATCAAGGCTGTCGTCGTCCGGACCGCCAAGGAGCGCCGTCGTCCCGACGGTTCCTACATCAAGTTCGACGAGAACGCCGCCGTCATCCTGAAGGCCGACGGCGAGCCTCGTGGCACCCGCATCTTCGGCCCGGTTGGCCGTGAGCTGCGTGACAAGCGGTTCATGAAGATCATCTCGCTCGCTCCGGAGGTGCTCTGA
- the rplE gene encoding 50S ribosomal protein L5, which translates to MTETTIEAPAQPRLKQKYREEILSALIEEFGHKNVHQAGGLTKIVVNMGVGDAAKDSKLIEGAIKDLSAITGQKPQVTKARKSIAQFKLREGMPIGAHVTLRGDRMWEFLDRLLATALPRIRDFRGLSPKQFDGHGNYTFGLTEQSMFHEIDQDKIDRVRGMDITVVTTATTDDEGRSLLRRLGFPFKEN; encoded by the coding sequence ATGACTGAGACGACCATCGAGGCCCCGGCCCAGCCGCGCCTCAAGCAGAAGTACCGCGAGGAGATCCTCTCGGCGCTGATCGAGGAGTTCGGCCACAAGAACGTGCACCAGGCCGGCGGTCTCACAAAGATCGTCGTGAACATGGGTGTCGGCGACGCGGCCAAGGACTCGAAGCTCATCGAGGGGGCCATCAAGGACCTCTCGGCGATCACCGGTCAGAAGCCGCAGGTCACCAAGGCTCGTAAGTCCATCGCGCAGTTCAAGCTGCGTGAGGGCATGCCGATCGGCGCGCACGTCACGCTTCGCGGTGACCGTATGTGGGAGTTCCTGGACCGCCTGCTGGCGACCGCGCTGCCGCGTATCCGCGACTTCCGGGGTCTGTCGCCCAAGCAGTTCGACGGCCACGGCAACTACACCTTCGGTCTCACGGAGCAGTCGATGTTCCACGAGATCGACCAGGACAAGATCGACCGGGTCCGCGGTATGGACATCACGGTCGTGACGACGGCGACGACCGACGACGAGGGCCGCTCTCTGCTGCGCCGTCTCGGCTTCCCCTTCAAGGAGAACTGA
- the rplF gene encoding 50S ribosomal protein L6, with protein MSRIGKLPVPVPAGVDITLSGALVTVKGPKGSLEHTVPAPINVAQEDAQLVVSRPDDERTSRALHGLTRTLIANMIIGVTQGYEKKLEIVGTGYRVVAKGSGLEFALGFSHPVVIEPPAGVTFAVESATKFSVSGIDKQQVGEVAANIRKIRKPEPYKGKGVRYAGENVRRKVGKAGK; from the coding sequence ATGTCTCGAATCGGCAAGCTTCCCGTTCCGGTCCCAGCCGGCGTGGATATCACACTCAGCGGCGCGCTCGTGACCGTGAAGGGCCCCAAGGGTTCTCTCGAGCACACAGTGCCCGCCCCCATCAATGTCGCTCAGGAGGACGCCCAGCTTGTGGTGTCCCGCCCGGACGACGAGCGGACCTCCCGTGCGCTGCACGGCCTGACCCGCACCCTGATCGCCAACATGATCATCGGTGTGACGCAGGGCTACGAGAAGAAGCTCGAGATCGTCGGTACTGGTTACCGCGTCGTGGCGAAGGGCTCGGGCCTTGAGTTCGCGCTCGGCTTCAGCCACCCCGTTGTCATCGAACCCCCCGCAGGTGTCACGTTCGCAGTCGAGAGCGCTACCAAGTTCTCCGTCTCGGGCATCGACAAGCAGCAGGTCGGCGAGGTCGCAGCGAACATTCGCAAGATCCGCAAGCCCGAGCCCTACAAGGGCAAGGGCGTGCGGTACGCCGGCGAGAACGTCCGCCGCAAGGTCGGAAAGGCTGGTAAGTGA
- the infA gene encoding translation initiation factor IF-1 encodes MAKKDGVIEIEGSVIEALPNAMFRVELSNGHRVLAHISGKMRQHYIRILPEDRVVVELSPYDLSRGRIVYRYK; translated from the coding sequence ATGGCAAAGAAGGACGGTGTCATCGAGATCGAGGGCAGTGTGATCGAGGCTCTGCCGAACGCGATGTTCCGCGTCGAGCTGTCGAACGGTCACCGGGTTCTCGCGCACATCTCGGGCAAGATGCGTCAGCACTACATCCGGATCCTCCCTGAGGACCGCGTGGTGGTGGAGCTCAGCCCGTACGACCTGTCCCGCGGCCGGATCGTCTACCGCTACAAGTAG
- the rplV gene encoding 50S ribosomal protein L22: protein MEAKAQARFVRVTPQKARRVVDLIRGKQASEAVAVLKFAPQAASEPIRKVVESAIANARVKADRASERFDEGDLVVTVAFVDEGPTLKRFRPRAQGRATRILKRTSHITVVLADKEGAR from the coding sequence ATGGAAGCCAAGGCGCAGGCGCGGTTCGTCCGTGTCACGCCCCAGAAGGCCCGGCGCGTCGTGGACCTCATCCGTGGCAAGCAGGCCTCTGAGGCCGTCGCGGTGCTGAAGTTCGCACCGCAGGCCGCCAGTGAGCCGATCCGCAAGGTCGTGGAGAGCGCGATCGCAAATGCTCGGGTGAAGGCAGACCGCGCGAGCGAGCGCTTCGACGAGGGCGACCTGGTCGTCACCGTCGCGTTCGTGGACGAGGGGCCGACGCTCAAGCGTTTCCGCCCGCGGGCTCAGGGACGTGCTACGCGCATTCTTAAGCGCACCAGCCACATCACCGTGGTGCTCGCAGACAAGGAAGGGGCCCGATAG
- the rplP gene encoding 50S ribosomal protein L16 codes for MLIPRRVKHRKQHHPSRSGSAKGGTQIAFGDFGIQALEPAYVTNRQIEAARIAMTRHIKRGGKVWINIYPDRPLTKKPAETRMGSGKGSPEWWVANVKPGRILFELAGVDESLAREAMRRAMHKLPMKCRFVVREGGV; via the coding sequence ATGCTGATCCCGCGCAGGGTCAAGCACCGCAAGCAGCACCACCCGTCGCGCTCCGGCTCGGCCAAGGGTGGAACACAGATCGCGTTCGGCGACTTCGGCATCCAGGCTCTGGAGCCGGCGTACGTCACCAACCGCCAGATCGAGGCGGCGCGTATCGCAATGACTCGCCACATCAAGCGTGGCGGCAAGGTGTGGATCAACATCTACCCGGACCGTCCGCTGACGAAGAAGCCTGCCGAGACCCGCATGGGTTCCGGTAAGGGTTCTCCGGAGTGGTGGGTCGCCAACGTCAAGCCGGGTCGGATCCTTTTCGAGCTGGCCGGTGTTGACGAGTCCCTTGCTCGCGAGGCCATGCGCCGCGCGATGCACAAGCTCCCGATGAAGTGCCGTTTTGTGGTGCGCGAGGGTGGTGTCTGA
- a CDS encoding type Z 30S ribosomal protein S14, whose product MAKKALINKAAAKPKFAVRAYTRCQKCGRPHSVYRKFGLCRICVREMAHRGELPGVTKSSW is encoded by the coding sequence ATGGCGAAGAAGGCCCTGATCAACAAGGCGGCCGCCAAGCCGAAGTTCGCGGTTCGCGCCTACACCCGGTGCCAGAAGTGCGGTCGCCCGCACTCCGTTTACCGCAAGTTCGGACTGTGCCGTATCTGCGTCCGGGAGATGGCCCACCGCGGCGAGCTCCCCGGCGTCACCAAGAGCAGCTGGTAA
- the rplX gene encoding 50S ribosomal protein L24, with protein MAKIKKGDQVIVISGRDKGKTGRVLEVLKDSDRLVVEGVQRVTKHTKVGQSQRGTRTGGIETVEAPIHVSNVMIVDPESKKGTRVGYRVEKVERDGREKTVRIRVAKRSGKDI; from the coding sequence ATGGCGAAGATCAAGAAGGGCGACCAGGTCATCGTGATCTCGGGTCGCGACAAGGGCAAGACCGGCCGCGTGCTGGAAGTCCTCAAGGACTCCGACCGCCTCGTGGTCGAGGGTGTTCAGCGCGTCACGAAGCACACCAAGGTGGGCCAGTCGCAGCGCGGCACCCGCACCGGTGGCATCGAGACCGTCGAGGCGCCGATCCACGTGAGCAACGTGATGATCGTCGACCCGGAGTCCAAGAAGGGCACCCGGGTCGGGTACCGCGTCGAGAAGGTGGAGCGCGACGGTCGTGAGAAGACCGTTCGCATCCGCGTCGCGAAGCGCTCCGGGAAGGACATCTGA
- the rpmD gene encoding 50S ribosomal protein L30, which produces MARLKVTQTKSAIGGKQNQRDTLRTLGLKRIGDTAVKEDRAEIRGMVKTVAHLVAVEEVE; this is translated from the coding sequence ATGGCTCGTCTCAAGGTGACTCAGACCAAGTCCGCCATCGGCGGCAAGCAGAACCAGCGTGACACGCTGCGAACCCTCGGCCTCAAGCGGATCGGCGACACTGCCGTGAAGGAGGACCGTGCGGAGATTCGTGGCATGGTCAAGACGGTGGCGCACCTCGTCGCCGTCGAGGAGGTCGAGTGA
- the secY gene encoding preprotein translocase subunit SecY, whose translation MLSAFGRAFRTPDLRRKLLFTIAIMAIFRLGSFIPTPGVDYANVQQCIAQNDNDSLLGLINVFSGGALLQLSIFALGIMPYITASIIVQLLRVVIPRFEALYKEGQSGQTKLTQYTRYLTIALAILQSTTVITTARQGLLFTGCPVDVIADDSILTSVFMVITMTAGTGLVMWLGELITERGVGNGMSLLIFTSIAASFPTSLWSIAGGANGVVNFTVMILVIILVIGLVVFVEQSQRRIPVQYAKRMVGRRMYGGTSTYIPIKINMAGVIPVIFAASILAIPGLLAQFGNQEADWVVWISNNLVQQSSPLYILIYSLMIIFFCFFYTSITFNPDEVADNMKKYGGFIPGIRAGRPTAEYLDFVITRITSAGSVYLALIALIPTLVLVFLGVSTSLPFGGASILIVVGVGLETVKQIDSQLQQRHYEGFLR comes from the coding sequence GTGCTCAGCGCTTTCGGCCGGGCTTTCCGGACGCCAGACCTGCGGCGCAAGCTGCTGTTCACGATCGCGATCATGGCGATCTTCCGGCTCGGGTCGTTCATCCCGACTCCCGGTGTGGACTATGCGAACGTCCAGCAATGCATCGCGCAGAACGACAACGACAGCCTGCTCGGCCTGATCAACGTCTTCAGCGGCGGAGCTCTGCTGCAGCTGTCGATCTTTGCTCTCGGGATCATGCCGTACATCACGGCGAGCATCATCGTGCAGCTGCTTCGCGTGGTCATCCCACGCTTCGAGGCGCTGTACAAGGAGGGCCAGTCGGGTCAGACCAAGCTGACCCAGTACACCCGCTACCTCACGATCGCCCTCGCGATCCTGCAGTCCACGACCGTCATCACGACGGCGCGCCAGGGCCTGCTGTTCACGGGCTGCCCGGTTGATGTCATCGCGGACGACAGCATCCTGACCTCGGTCTTCATGGTCATCACCATGACCGCCGGTACCGGCCTGGTCATGTGGCTCGGCGAGCTCATCACCGAGCGCGGCGTCGGCAACGGCATGTCGCTCCTGATCTTCACGTCGATCGCGGCGAGCTTCCCGACGTCCCTCTGGTCGATCGCCGGTGGCGCCAACGGCGTCGTGAACTTCACGGTCATGATCCTGGTCATCATCCTGGTGATCGGTCTTGTGGTGTTCGTCGAGCAGTCGCAGCGCCGCATCCCCGTGCAGTACGCGAAGCGCATGGTGGGCCGTCGCATGTACGGCGGCACCAGCACGTACATCCCGATCAAGATCAACATGGCCGGCGTGATCCCCGTGATCTTCGCGGCCTCGATCCTGGCCATCCCGGGCCTTCTCGCCCAGTTCGGCAACCAGGAGGCCGACTGGGTCGTCTGGATCTCGAACAACCTGGTCCAGCAGTCGTCGCCGCTGTACATCCTGATCTACTCGTTGATGATCATCTTCTTCTGCTTCTTCTACACCTCGATCACGTTCAACCCGGACGAGGTCGCGGACAACATGAAGAAGTACGGCGGCTTCATCCCCGGCATCCGTGCCGGCCGCCCCACGGCGGAGTACCTGGACTTCGTGATCACCCGGATCACCTCCGCCGGTTCCGTGTACCTCGCGCTGATCGCGCTGATCCCGACGCTGGTGCTTGTCTTCCTCGGCGTCAGCACCTCCCTGCCCTTCGGCGGTGCCTCGATCCTCATCGTGGTGGGCGTCGGCCTGGAGACGGTCAAGCAGATCGACTCGCAGCTGCAACAGCGCCATTACGAAGGATTCCTCCGTTGA
- the map gene encoding type I methionyl aminopeptidase, with product MVFGRERVEYKTPDQVRLMRRAGLVVADTLAAVRAAARPGLTTADLDTVAAKVIKDAGAAPSFLGYHGFPAVICTSVNDEVIHGIPGSRVLAVGDLVSVDCGAIVEGWHGDSALSFVLGAEGALDHTLPDGDLLASGADLADIALVRATEAAMWAGIAALASARRLNAVGEAVETAVEVAGELVGTEYGIVEEYVGHGIGSAMHQPPDVPNYRVMGSGPRLRSGMCLAIEPMITRGDAETHVLEDDWTVVTDDGSRAAHWEHSTAIMEDGIVVLTAVDGGAERLSAFGVEPVAL from the coding sequence GTGGTCTTCGGTCGGGAGCGGGTCGAGTACAAGACGCCGGACCAGGTGCGCCTCATGCGGCGCGCCGGTCTGGTCGTCGCGGACACGCTCGCCGCAGTCCGGGCCGCAGCCCGGCCCGGCCTGACCACCGCGGACCTGGACACGGTCGCCGCGAAGGTGATCAAGGACGCCGGAGCGGCACCGTCGTTCCTCGGCTACCACGGGTTCCCGGCGGTCATCTGTACATCGGTCAACGACGAGGTCATCCACGGCATCCCGGGAAGCCGGGTGCTCGCCGTGGGTGACCTCGTCTCTGTCGACTGCGGTGCGATCGTCGAGGGCTGGCACGGCGACTCGGCCCTCTCGTTCGTCCTGGGCGCTGAGGGCGCCCTGGACCACACGCTGCCCGACGGCGACCTGCTCGCCTCCGGTGCGGATCTCGCCGACATCGCGCTCGTCCGGGCGACGGAGGCCGCCATGTGGGCGGGCATCGCCGCCCTGGCCTCGGCCCGGAGGCTGAACGCCGTGGGGGAGGCCGTCGAGACCGCCGTCGAGGTGGCGGGGGAGCTCGTGGGCACCGAGTACGGCATCGTCGAGGAGTACGTCGGGCACGGCATCGGCAGTGCGATGCACCAGCCGCCGGACGTGCCCAACTACCGGGTCATGGGCTCGGGTCCGCGGCTGCGGTCCGGGATGTGCCTGGCCATCGAGCCGATGATCACTCGTGGTGACGCCGAGACCCACGTCCTGGAGGACGACTGGACGGTGGTCACCGACGACGGCTCCCGTGCGGCGCACTGGGAGCACTCCACGGCGATCATGGAGGACGGGATCGTCGTGCTGACGGCGGTCGACGGGGGAGCGGAGCGACTGAGCGCCTTCGGTGTCGAGCCGGTCGCTCTGTGA
- the rpsC gene encoding 30S ribosomal protein S3 codes for MGQKVHPHGYRLGITTDHRSRWFADSTKPGQRYRDYVREDVQIRKLMGTGLERAGISKVEIERTRDRVRVDIHTARPGIVIGRRGAEADRIRGELEKLTGKQVQLNILEVKNAEIDAQLVAQGIAEQLASRVSFRRAMRKGMQSAQRAGAKGIRVQVAGRLGGAEMSRSEFYREGRVPLHTLRAYIDYGFYEARTTFGRIGVKVWIYKGEVTEKEFAAQQAVAAPRQGRGRDERGPRGADRGGERGGDRRGGPRRNERPAERSADAAPAAEAAAAPAAETGTEA; via the coding sequence GTGGGACAGAAGGTTCACCCGCACGGGTACCGCCTGGGTATTACCACTGACCACCGGTCGCGTTGGTTCGCCGACAGCACCAAGCCCGGTCAGCGGTACCGCGACTACGTCCGCGAGGACGTGCAGATCCGCAAGCTCATGGGCACTGGTCTTGAGCGTGCCGGCATCTCCAAGGTCGAGATCGAGCGCACCCGCGATCGTGTCCGCGTGGACATCCACACGGCACGTCCGGGCATCGTGATCGGCCGCCGAGGTGCAGAGGCCGACCGCATCCGCGGTGAGCTCGAGAAGCTCACGGGCAAGCAGGTTCAGCTCAACATCCTCGAGGTCAAGAACGCGGAGATCGACGCGCAGCTCGTTGCTCAGGGCATTGCCGAGCAGCTGGCCAGCCGTGTCTCGTTCCGTCGCGCGATGCGCAAGGGCATGCAGTCCGCCCAGCGTGCCGGTGCGAAGGGCATCCGCGTGCAGGTTGCCGGCCGCCTCGGCGGCGCAGAGATGAGCCGTTCGGAGTTCTACCGCGAGGGCCGCGTGCCCCTGCACACGCTCCGCGCGTACATCGACTACGGCTTCTACGAGGCCCGCACCACCTTCGGCCGTATCGGCGTGAAGGTGTGGATCTACAAGGGCGAGGTCACCGAGAAGGAGTTCGCCGCTCAGCAGGCCGTTGCCGCACCCCGTCAGGGCCGTGGCCGCGACGAGCGTGGCCCTCGCGGTGCAGACCGCGGTGGCGAGCGCGGCGGCGACCGTCGCGGTGGTCCTCGTCGCAACGAGCGTCCGGCCGAGCGCAGTGCTGACGCAGCCCCCGCGGCTGAGGCAGCTGCTGCTCCGGCCGCAGAGACCGGAACGGAGGCCTGA
- the rpmC gene encoding 50S ribosomal protein L29, with protein sequence MAIGTQGLAPIDLDGMDDEALVAKLKEAKEELFNLRFQSATGQLESHGRLKAVRRDIARIYTILRERELGIRTAPSVSE encoded by the coding sequence ATGGCTATCGGTACGCAGGGGCTTGCCCCCATCGACCTGGATGGCATGGACGACGAGGCTCTCGTCGCCAAGCTGAAGGAAGCCAAGGAGGAGCTGTTCAACCTCCGCTTCCAGTCGGCGACCGGCCAGCTCGAGAGCCACGGTCGTCTCAAGGCCGTGCGTCGCGACATCGCCCGGATCTACACGATCCTGCGTGAGCGCGAGCTCGGCATCCGTACGGCTCCGAGTGTGAGTGAGTGA